CATGGTGACCAAGTACAACCAGGTTAAAACAAATCTGAGATGTAAATAAATCGCAAGCCAGACTGATGATACAGATGCAGGAAAAGTTGAAAATGCAGATTTCTAACACAAATGCAATCAACCTGTGTTCATATAAGTTTGAGCTGGATTATATCCATCCACATGAGTGAATATGCTCAAGCTAACAATTAACTTGTGTTTAATATACAGATCTACATGTTGTCACTTTCCTACAGATGAGATAGAtgcttacaaaaacaaaaattaaatatCTGAGAATGCTCTCTGAAAGTAGCCACAGGTGATCAAGGTGGGCATCTCGGGTCTGTTGACGTTCTCATCACTATGACAAAACAATTTCAGATGTTTTCCTATATAAACAGGATAAAGAGGCCTACTATATGAATTAGAAAATCTCCTTTATACTTCAAGTCCTGGTATTACAGTTACCCCAGCAATGCTCAAACATGCTTTAAGCAAATTAATGTAATTCAAGATGAATACAACTTTGATAAGTTATATCACTCAAGACGTGGAGGATGAAAGGGGGAGGACGGGACAAAAAACTAAAGGTTAGCCAACACGTCTCTGACTGCACTAAAAAGACTTTTCAAAGCTTTTCCTGCCGCCATCATCGGATTGATGGTCACGTGAAAACTTCGAATGCAAAGCCAATCACAATCAACAACTGAGCAAAGTGCCTCAACTGCATTTTAACATGAAACCATGGTAACTGCAGCGCTCAGTGTGCAACACTTTTCTCTACAGTAACCTGCGAGGCAAAGTGAGTCACAGTGAATGCACATGCGTGCTTCCATGTGTTGTAATGGTGCTGAACAGAGTGTGAGAGTGTGCGTGTCTGGGAAAAATAGTACAGATTACTAAGAAAAGAGATCATGGAAACCaatcaagaaagaaaaagagaaagttcATTGATTGATATGTTTTCccaatttttctggtaatgtcaACAGGGTCTTTGTAACATCTGTATATTTCTCCTGTGTTCAATGCTCTGCTGCTTCCCATGCAACTCAAGGGCAGCGGTCTgcagtgacatcacagggggatCCGTTGGAAGAAATGTGGGAGGTGAAAGGAAAAATCGTGTTCATAGTTCCCTTGGTGGGACTGTAAGGAGCGACAGCAGCGGATCATCATTGCCACGACTGGGGAGGGAAGTTATTAACCTCAGATAGGTCTTGCACAGCCGAGCCTTTGTGGGTGTACGTCAGCTTGATCCTCATTCGTAGTTGTTGCTGGAAATTTGTGAGCATGATTGTGATTATAACAATAGAAAATTCACAGAAATCATATCATAAAAGtcttaaatgtgtgttttaaaagtatgaaaaaatatCCTGAAATAATATTAATGAAAGCCAAACTCACCTTCTGTGGATTGAGGACTCTGATGACCTGTGTGACAGTTCCCTGGTTGAGCGCTGGGACGATGTTACTACTAggggagaggagctgcagctggaatGTCTAACAAACAAATAGCAGACACTTAGATGAAAAGTTAAAGACACTCATGAAAAAAATATGTCATTTAATGgtctaaaataaaaatgatgccATTGATAAGAGTACTGAACACAACGGGTTGaaaatgtttgtgttcaataGATCATTAATTTGATGCTGCAAATAGATGTTTCATTGTGGCAGCCAAACCCCCTTCTCCCACTTCAGGACTAATGTTTCCATGTAACAAACTAAAGGAAGCCGAGACCGGTTCGCGGTTTGGCTGTTGAGTGAAGAGGGTCTATAAAAgcttgctgaaaattaaagaacttcagcaaatgaaaaaaataaaaataaataaaaaataaatgctgTCAGAATATAAATGAACTCATCATAGTCAGTCAGACGATGGATCACTCATTTTATATCATCACACAGCATTTCAACAACAGCACTCAGTGAGGTACCACAAACTTATTAACATGCTGTATACTAAAAGTCATCCATTTCTGAAAAATCACAGTCTCCAAGTCCAGGCAAGACAGGATGACCTATCAAATTACTGCAAAAAATGCTGAGAGCAGCTATAATGTGTTGCCATACTTCTCAGCAGCTAAAAAGACTCCCGATGCACAGTCTGCTTTGAACTCCGGGTCACAGGAAAATAGATGAAATAGATGTTTCATTGTGGCAGCCAAACCCCCTTCTCCCACTTCAGGACTAATGTTTCCATGTAACAAACTAAAGGAAGCTGAGACCGGTTCGCGGTTTGGCTGTTGAGTGAAGAGGGTCTATAAAAgcttgctgaaaattaaagaacttCATTAAAATATGCCCAATGAGTATTTCTGGGTGCTTTACAACTGCAAATGTCTTATTTAAACCAAGAGTCCTAATTGTAGACACTGCAGACAATCTGCACATTCTTCTGAAACAAGCATTAAGAATTGTATCATACAGGAAAATACCCTGTATTAAAAACCTGTCCTGTTGGATGAGTGAGAAAATACAGCTCAGGACAATAATAAGAGCAGATATTTACTGTGTATTAATCactttttctgcatttcttaACTTCAACATACCAGATGAAAAAGTATAGGATCATTGAAATGGGTAATGTGTCCTCTTACCTTTGGTACTGCAGCCTGAAAAACAAACTCGGTCATGTCTGTCTCTGTAGAATTGGATGCGTGGATGGTGATGACTGCGATATTTGGGTTGGGGTTCGCCCTTTCAAATGTAAAGTCTATTTTCAGTCCATTCTTGTTGTATGCTGTCATTGGAGGGATGCCTAAGTAGACATTTCAGGATGACAAATGAATAAAGATTTAGAGATTCTCAACTTTTTAGGACTGGTTAtggtaatacaaaacaaaaaacaccaacaaaaaaACGCATGACAATTTGCTTCATGACAAACTATTGTATTTTAGGTGGAGCTTGGCCTCTACGACTCACCTGCAGCTGCGATGTCATTAAACAGTGGTTGTGAAGAGAGCCCATCCAGGAGAAAAGCAGGTTGGGAAGTGGGTCCTGAAGGggcaggagcaggagctggaccACCTGGGAGAGAGAAACAACACATTTAAAAGACAAGGACACAGCAATGACAAacagcaatcttttttttttttccttcatgtgTTTCAAGTCACATAAGAAACCTCACTGTGTCAATTAAACTGAgtagaagataaagtcatgcagTCTCTGGAAGAAAAATGCAGTCAACTAATTAATGATTGGCAGTATTTAGTCAAACTTGAGACAAGCAAGACGTATAAACCACACTTTGGAGAATTATTAACTTTCACAGAAACAAGTTAGTCATCACATTCGCACTGCTGCGTGAAGGTTTGTACAGCAGTATatagggtttaaaaaaaaacagcctaccACTTAGTGAGAGGTCGCCCAGTAGATCAAGCAGCTCTCCTCCAGCTGAGGCAGGCTTGGTGGGCATTGTGGTGGTCTGGATTACTGGCACCACATCATTACCACCCAACAGGTCTAACAAATCATTAGCCTGGGGAGGATGAACATATTAACTTAGTTAAAACATGAATCGTAAAAATGACATATTTCACTGAGGAATATTCATTCAGAACTTGAAAAACTTGAATGCAGCAGGGTATTTCACAACCTAAGCCTTAACAAAACCTATGTTAACAAGTAGAAATATACAAGGTAAATTCTTCTCATCCCTAAAACTGAAAGtttgaaaataattcaaaagaATATAGTGGTTAAAACAGGCTTCACCTGGTTGGTTGGTGGGGTTACAAGCGGTGGATGTTTCGGTTCCACAAGAGATGGCTCTGTCTCTCCATTTGTCTGGACAATTTCTGATGGGCCATTAGAAGCCGTTTTCTCCATAATTGGCATTCGTTCAAGGAGAGCTGGCCTTTGGTAAAGAGTAAGCAAGAACAAAACATGGACCAAACCCAACAACTAGGAACTTTTACTCCCCAAGAGTAGATAAAAAGTGGCTGTGATGAGCACAAAATAAATTTCATGTTCTAAACagggcgagaaaaaagtcttacCTCATGTGGTCGTACTTCTTGAAAAGCGCATTGTACTCCACAGCTCTCTGCTGAAGTTCAACGTCAATGCTGCTGCCATATATCGAAACCACCTTCTTGATTCGGCTGAAGATAAACAGGTAAATTAAATTGTTTTTGGGGTTAGCAAAGACAAAGAGCAACACAGACCGTTGATTCTGATCATAATTTTGACAATTATTTGTGTGACATGTTCTTTAAGCACCATTACATGCTAGTAAGGCAGGTTATGTCGTTTTTGAAGGCATCTAAAAGATATCTAAATAGATTTAatctaaaagattaaaagtgaataatattaacaatatgttgtgtaattaaagTTATAATTACAAGCATTTAAATTAAGTGTTTCTAGGCTAAAATACTAGTGAAACAATATTTAGATCGTTACATAATCTGAATGATGAGTGGAACAAAAACGATGTCCTCAGATACATCTTCTCTTGCAGAGCTGTTGTCATCAACAGTCTGACCACAGCTCTGCCAGAGCCAAAAAGCCAATGAGACCAGTGTGTCTTACTCAGCAGAGATCTAGAGATTCTAACGCAGaagacatttcagtaaaaaatatctagacttttttttaaaaaggcccCTGTAACTTGTGACCATATTAAAATCAACattacattgaaaaaaaaaaacaaacaaccaaaaAGGTAATGAAAGGGGGTCAAGTGATTCTTTGAAAGGTGGTAAGAAaaggataataaataaattaaaaattaaacctCACTTTACACCGCTGAAACGAGTAGACAGCTTCATTATCGCAGTAAGTGAGTAACCTCGGGTGACAGGTGCGGACAGATTGGATACCAGAAGGCCTTCCAACACATCCAGAACTTCATCCTCCGTCACCTTGTAacaaaaaggagaagaagaaaaatacgaTCTCTGATTAACTGTTCCTTTCTGTGTGATTTTATTTTGCACGTGTTGCTCAGTGGGGATAGCTGCACCAGCTCCTTACCTGAATGGGCTCTTCCTCCTCACACTGCCCTGACACTAGCAGGTCTCCGTACTCTCCTATGCACCATGACGCTACTTGCACCAGAGGTTGCTGCAGCACAGACAAAAACAACCTCAGTCTTTTCACAATCTTAACATACTTTAAAATACacaattcaaaataaataatcaaGTTTCTGACTGTAAGCCTATATATGgatttttaataaaacaagaACTGTTCTGACCTGTGAGATGTCATCCAGCAAAGCCTTGTAAAGTCTCTGTACTGTGTAGGCATGCATCTCCACACTGTTGGTGATGAGCTGGATGAGGTTGGGGACGGAGTCATCTCGAACATAGCTCCCCGCCTGCAAACATGAACAGAGATGCCAAAAAAGAAGgttaattaaatatttagttttacagtgGTTGGTTACTAGATCCGACTTATATAATTCATGTAACTCAAGTCATGTTAATCAAGGGCACTCTAGCCTCTGGTTTTAGGAGTATACGTACTGTTGTCAGTACTCTCATGATGGTGTCTATGTGCCATCTTTTCGAAGGGGCATATCTGTAAAAACAAGGAGTGTTAGGTTcaagcaaatgaaaaaaataaaaataaataaaaagtaaacaaatGCTGTCAGAATATAAATGAACTCGTCATAGTCAGTCAGACGATGGAtcactcattttatttcatcacaCAGCATTTCAACAACAGCACTCAGTGAGGTACCACAAACTTATTCACATGCTGTATACTAAAAGTCATCCATTTCTGAAAAATCACAGTCTCCAAGTCGAGGCAAGACAGGATGACTTATCAAATTACTGCAAAAAATGCTGAGAGCAGGTATAATGTGTTGCCATACTTCTCAGCAGCTAAAAAGACTCCCGATGCACAGTCTGCTTTGAACTCCGGGTCACAGGAATCTAGGAAGTAGAGCAGCTCTTTCATCATGCCTCTAATGTTGTTGCCGTTCACGAGGGCAAAGCTCAGTTCCATTGCACGTCTATAAAGcaataaaaatcaaaatgtaaataataacaTGGTTAAACAGAGAGCCAGCTAAAACTTAAGTCACATGAGCATTGTTCCTTGTACCTTTTGATGGAAACATCCAAATCTTTTAGACAATCCACAATTGTGCTCCGATGCCTCTGCACTGCATTGTGGTCTGTCTGCACCGTCTTTAGTAGAGATGTTAATGCCACATATCTGGAATAGGACGTTTAATTAACATGTATCAtcagggtttttaaaaagagatcTTAAATTGCTTCATGTCTGAAAGAAACACTACAGCAAGTGACTTATTACCGTATATTTTTGTCGTTGTTTAGAAGGAAGCGACCTAGTATGTTAATGGCCAAAACCTGTGGGAAGAGATTCATTTAGACAAAGCAGAAATTGCGAAAAGTGGTCTTTGTAATAGTAttctttatattaaatcaaCTCACCCTCAGTCCGCTTTCCGACTTGATGTCCATAATAGTCAGCACAGTCTCGTACAGGATTGCGTTGCCTACATTTTTACTCGTCTCTGTGTTTGTTGCCACCTGTAAATGCATGAATTTGTCAAAGTGCTGCTTGGTGACCTGTTAAATCTAAGTGATGAGATAGAATATACTTTTTTTCAACCTGTGCAAGAATGTCATTCATCGCTTCACTGGAGTCATCATCACTCTTGCCTAAAATCCGCAGTAGTCTCAATATCCGCACCTAAGAAATAAAATAGTCCTATCAGTTTAATTAAAGGAAATTATTTCACTCACACCTGACTTTAGCTGTTGGTGAGCCACTGCAAGCTTTCTGGTTGCTAATAGTTGGATACAACACAAGCATTCAGTCAAAATCATCAGTTACCGTCAAAGGAACTTTCGACAAGTGAGACTTACCTGCAGGAAAGGGTCGCTAATGCCTGACACGTCATGCTCAGGAGAGTATCCAGACATTATTAGGTTCTTCAGGATTCTCACCAACTGTGGAACCAGCTATAAAAAAGACCAACaccacaaaagaaagaaagatgtgtCACAATATTTTGTGCGGATCACAATTTTCTAGTATACCTGATCAACTATTACAACACGAGTCTTATTCTTTGTACATAAAGTTAATAATCCTTATTAAAAGGTGGAAATAGTCAAATTCATATGTGGAAAATTAAAAAGGTGTTGGGATTCCTGTTCATTGCTGTGACATAATACAGTCAAAACTAGctgaaaaatcagttttgtgaGATTGTAAAACTAAAGACTTGATTGTACAAAAACATTGGGTACAGACTGTGAGACTGAATATTTGGATTAATATAGAAAAGAAACTGTGGAGTCACAATTCTGCCACTTTTCATGTGGTTTGATATGTAAAAGCAGCAATAGCTTCGACGCAAATGAGGTGGGAAAATTCATCCTATtaagtaatttattttttccaagtaATTTCAAGGACTGCGTCTCTAAAATGGGATATGTGACCTTGAAGCAATCTTCAAATATTTTTGGAAGTAATATACCACCGTGTACAGTAATGCTCTCGGCAAACATTTTCAACCCTTTAAGTCACAAAAGTGAAAACACCCTCAGTATAAATAATGCAaagtcaaaaaaaagacaaatacacttgccttgtctttttttttttttgttttggggggggggggggggggggcaccaaCTACTTGCagcatatataaataaaaaggtttcaaGTTGTAAGGaagtttgctttttttccccccagttGTGTTTCAACATGCTTCCAGTCTTTAACAAGAGACTACAGTTCTACGCAGGAACAATTTACAGGATGAGCAGAGactgcacttttattttctgtagaaTGAATGTCAAGGTTTGTCTCAAACACCAAGTTAAGAAACTGATGGCTGATGGGGATTACAATGCTTAGTATGCTGTGCATGAAATGTTGAGTACGGTTTTAAAAACAAGGATAAATACAAACCTTTGAACCTTCATAACATGGCATCCTAATACCATATctgtcaaactttttttttttttttaaatgtagtcAAAACCATGCCACCTCTCCCCAATCATATAGACTTGGGTAGTTAATGTCCAAATGTTGTATAAGCATCCTTAATGCAGTAACACAGATACAGCAGAAATCATCTGGTCCTAGTGACACCTGTGGCTATCACGTGAAAACACCCACTGCATCACTTTTAAATAGACAGTGATCAAATGAGTTACATATTAGGCAAAACAATAGTGAACAATGTATCTGACAAATGAATCAAAAACTGATCATATTCAAAACACTGACATAGTGATGATCACCGTAcaagttgaaaaaaataaatctaaattaaAACACAACATGAAATTACTCAACAAAAATCAGGTTACATCCGAAGTGACTGTGAGGAGTGATTACTATTAACAGCATGCACCAGCTATGAGATCAGAATGCACTCTTACCTTCTCATTCTAACACAATGCAGGAATTGTAACAAAGACAAAtgacagaaaaaatatgaaGTAGATGTTAGGGAGGGGAAATTGGAAATCATTCAATTTCAGAGAtcttaaaaataatgttcaaatTTTGAGCATGAGGAGTGGTGCTTCTGGCATAAATTGTGTTACACTAGAGAGTGTCAGGTACAGCAGCAGTTGAGATACAAAGGAAAAGACAGTGGAAGGAGATAAAAGACAGACATATTTTGAATGTAGAGGACACCTGTAGCGCAATCCAAACCTCATACAGCTTAATATGTTGGACTATCTTAGCCATCAAAATAAGATGTTTAACCAAAGAGAATGAAATGTGGTATGAGCTTACGACAAATGCAGTAATACTTAAAGCTCCTTTAGGTCAGTGAATCTGTTTGTACCTTTCTGAAGTGGGCCAGCATGTCTGGACTTCTTTCACACATCTCAGTGAGGAGAACAACTGATGTATGCAGAACACCTGGGTAAATGGAGAGGACAAGTTATTTACGCTGCATTAACATTGTAAAACTGGAACCCCGCATTAATCAAGTCAGCAAGAGTCAAGCCAAGAGTCTGTATGTTTGAGAGTCTGCAGTGATATCAGAAACATTTAGAAACAAATTCATATATattcaaataattaaaaacaaggCTTGTTTTACATAAACATGCATGGGATGTACCAAGCTTTTACACAACCTACTTTTCTATTACAGATCATTTCCGTCATTCATTTGAGAGGAATGACAAAGATTAATATatcattttttcaattacaatTAATTGTATACCTTACATTGATGGCATAATACTGTATGGCAGATTACAGGGTGTTACTATCCTCATGACATTCATTACAAGATATTTACAGATAAACCTTTGTCCGTTTTTTATGACTGCCTAACTAGTCAGATATGACAGTAGCATACATATGATTCATCTCAGTGGCCATCAAATGATGGCCTCGTAAATCTGAGTCAAATATTATCACACAGCCACCTCCTTGGGACTTGATTTCAGTGTTAGAAGCAGTAGAAAGCACAGGTGAGGTCACAAAGTAGTAAATATGtcataaaaaaagatgttaaaaagtCAGAGAACCTGTTGATTTGGTTGGTTATTCGGAAACGTgatgagaaaattaaaaaggagATGATCTGCGTTTGAGATGTACATTCTTAGTTTACATATTCAAGATCACAGCAGCAATTCTTGAAAATGTTTGGAATATATTTTTGAGTCTTATGGCTGTGAACTATTTTACCATTCATACATTGTGGGCAGTGAAAGACTAAATCATTATTTACaaatagcaaacaaataaaTGCATCTTCAAGGGCAGTTAATTGAAATTGAGGCATTTAGTACAACACGACCAAAATATGTTAAGAGATTCAAGTTACTCAAAGGACATGAGCTTCCGTGCATCCATCAGTGGCAGAAAACAGGATGAATTCTGAATTTGTCGAGGAAAACTATATCCCTCCGTTAGTCACTACATCCTGACAAAATGTTTCTACCTACCAT
This genomic interval from Cololabis saira isolate AMF1-May2022 chromosome 2, fColSai1.1, whole genome shotgun sequence contains the following:
- the ap1g1 gene encoding AP-1 complex subunit gamma-1, giving the protein MPAPIRLRELIRTIRTARTQAEEREMIQKECAAIRSSFREEDNTYRCRNVAKLLYMHMLGYPAHFGQLECLKLIASQKFTDKRIGYLGAMLLLDERQDVHLLMTNCIKNDLNHSTQYVQGLALCTLGCMGSSEMCRDLAGEVEKLLKTSNSYLRKKAALCAVHVIRKVPELMEMFLPATKNLLSEKNHGVLHTSVVLLTEMCERSPDMLAHFRKLVPQLVRILKNLIMSGYSPEHDVSGISDPFLQVRILRLLRILGKSDDDSSEAMNDILAQVATNTETSKNVGNAILYETVLTIMDIKSESGLRVLAINILGRFLLNNDKNIRYVALTSLLKTVQTDHNAVQRHRSTIVDCLKDLDVSIKRRAMELSFALVNGNNIRGMMKELLYFLDSCDPEFKADCASGVFLAAEKYAPSKRWHIDTIMRVLTTAGSYVRDDSVPNLIQLITNSVEMHAYTVQRLYKALLDDISQQPLVQVASWCIGEYGDLLVSGQCEEEEPIQVTEDEVLDVLEGLLVSNLSAPVTRGYSLTAIMKLSTRFSGVNRIKKVVSIYGSSIDVELQQRAVEYNALFKKYDHMRPALLERMPIMEKTASNGPSEIVQTNGETEPSLVEPKHPPLVTPPTNQANDLLDLLGGNDVVPVIQTTTMPTKPASAGGELLDLLGDLSLSGGPAPAPAPSGPTSQPAFLLDGLSSQPLFNDIAAAGIPPMTAYNKNGLKIDFTFERANPNPNIAVITIHASNSTETDMTEFVFQAAVPKTFQLQLLSPSSNIVPALNQGTVTQVIRVLNPQKQQLRMRIKLTYTHKGSAVQDLSEVNNFPPQSWQ